From the genome of Desulfovibrio inopinatus DSM 10711, one region includes:
- a CDS encoding nucleoside-diphosphate sugar epimerase/dehydratase, producing the protein MIVFLGNCQASMLCNISLSRGEKAKYFFFPSMKFGPHRLSKAKDRIRRVLGDAGLMKAQNKGHFYLLPSLDDIVSLRPQKIVLTFPQEYRRHPADAPEIHIPDSEGRFETLASLKKLEEDVGPLQYNRLRTGRTLSSYFDNVSDMLMRLRKALPDVPIILVKRLSHLDHYGPNPFSWLHFWANGWREGYERIARLQRHIGLCHVIDYDKIMASMISSGRTVNEFTGMTFFIDGEGSDATLRIGRDLEHLHPRFLADAYDEIQNPTFEPLPASWPPPWGEELLRQPSQAESLPAERLLPFSGAAVPFARSFLSDNFPIPWKNITMRLLVVPFCDAQSIAVREIDEQTVMRYLGDKRKVVLYGAGGRGRQLLAFLQETAPTCEILGFIDSNPKLVGSTVAGLTVYDLQGGLATGAEVIIPASYAIHEISEKIRMQQHRLDAPVAIATGIHELFTLHCFSALREVITPEN; encoded by the coding sequence ATGATTGTTTTTCTCGGTAACTGCCAGGCTTCCATGCTGTGCAACATCTCCCTGTCCCGGGGAGAAAAGGCAAAGTACTTTTTTTTCCCTTCCATGAAATTTGGACCGCATCGCTTGTCCAAAGCCAAAGACCGGATACGTCGTGTTTTGGGCGATGCCGGACTGATGAAGGCCCAAAACAAAGGGCATTTCTATCTGTTGCCGAGCCTTGATGATATCGTCAGCCTACGCCCCCAGAAAATCGTCCTGACCTTTCCCCAAGAATATAGGCGGCATCCCGCCGATGCTCCTGAAATTCATATTCCCGACTCCGAAGGACGATTCGAAACACTCGCTTCTCTCAAAAAACTTGAAGAGGATGTCGGGCCGCTTCAATACAACCGTCTTCGAACCGGTAGAACACTCTCATCCTATTTCGACAACGTATCTGACATGCTCATGCGTTTGCGCAAAGCATTGCCCGATGTTCCCATCATTCTCGTCAAGCGCTTGTCGCATTTGGACCACTACGGGCCAAATCCATTTTCTTGGCTTCATTTTTGGGCAAATGGCTGGCGAGAAGGCTATGAGCGTATCGCTCGCCTGCAACGCCACATCGGGCTATGCCACGTCATCGATTACGACAAGATCATGGCCTCCATGATCTCTTCCGGGCGAACGGTCAATGAATTCACAGGGATGACGTTTTTTATCGATGGTGAAGGTTCCGATGCGACCCTGCGTATAGGACGTGATCTCGAACATCTTCACCCACGATTTCTTGCTGATGCGTATGACGAGATTCAGAATCCGACGTTCGAACCTCTCCCCGCGTCGTGGCCACCTCCATGGGGTGAAGAACTCTTGCGTCAGCCGTCGCAGGCTGAGTCGCTTCCCGCAGAACGTCTTCTTCCCTTTTCAGGCGCTGCCGTTCCATTCGCTCGCAGTTTTTTGTCCGACAATTTTCCCATCCCATGGAAAAACATCACAATGCGGCTGTTGGTCGTCCCTTTTTGCGATGCCCAAAGCATCGCTGTCAGAGAGATCGATGAACAAACCGTCATGCGGTACTTAGGCGATAAACGTAAAGTGGTACTTTATGGAGCGGGGGGACGCGGACGCCAGCTTCTGGCTTTTTTGCAGGAGACAGCTCCGACATGCGAAATTCTTGGCTTCATCGACTCGAACCCGAAACTTGTTGGAAGCACCGTTGCCGGTCTTACCGTGTATGATTTGCAGGGCGGTCTTGCAACCGGGGCTGAAGTTATCATTCCGGCTTCCTACGCTATCCATGAAATTTCTGAGAAAATACGTATGCAACAGCATCGGCTCGACGCGCCTGTGGCCATTGCAACGGGAATCCATGAGCTGTTTACGCTCCATTGTTTCTCCGCCCTGCGTGAAGTCATTACTCCTGAAAATTGA
- a CDS encoding NAD-dependent epimerase/dehydratase family protein, giving the protein MSNLFNDVLVTGGAGYVGSALIPQMLEQGYKVRVLDLYLYGDDVLDAVKDHPNLTQIKGDMRDRDLLDKSVAGCDSVIHLACISNDPSFELDPALGKSINYDAFLNLVDASKKAGVKRFTYASSSSVYGIKDEPNVTEDLPLEPLTDYSKYKAMCEDVLINEANDTFVPIVIRPSTVCGYAPRLRLDVVVNILTNHAYHNKKIKVFGGEQLRPNIHITDMVNVYLHVMRCEDAAVNCKIYNAGYMNHKVKDLAEIVRSNVQGDIDVEVVPTDDNRSYHVSSEKIRKELGFEPAFSIEDAVRSLVQAFDAGLVPNSFTDSKYFNIKRMQEVNLK; this is encoded by the coding sequence ATGAGCAATCTCTTTAACGACGTTCTTGTTACCGGCGGCGCTGGATACGTGGGCAGTGCCTTGATTCCGCAAATGTTGGAACAGGGCTATAAAGTGCGCGTTCTCGACTTGTATCTTTATGGCGATGACGTTCTTGATGCCGTAAAGGACCACCCCAACCTCACCCAGATCAAGGGAGACATGCGAGATCGCGACCTGTTGGACAAGTCTGTCGCAGGATGTGATAGCGTCATTCATCTGGCATGCATTTCGAACGATCCGAGCTTTGAGCTGGACCCTGCCCTTGGGAAGTCCATCAACTACGATGCTTTCTTGAACCTTGTGGACGCGTCCAAAAAAGCCGGCGTCAAGCGCTTTACCTACGCCTCTTCTTCCAGCGTTTATGGAATTAAAGACGAGCCCAATGTCACCGAAGACCTTCCATTGGAGCCGTTGACGGATTACTCCAAATACAAAGCCATGTGCGAAGACGTCTTGATCAACGAAGCGAACGATACGTTCGTTCCAATCGTCATTCGCCCTTCCACGGTCTGCGGTTACGCTCCACGACTGCGGCTGGACGTTGTCGTCAACATCCTGACGAATCACGCCTACCACAATAAGAAAATCAAGGTCTTCGGCGGTGAACAGCTTCGTCCCAACATCCACATCACCGACATGGTCAATGTGTATCTTCATGTCATGCGTTGCGAAGATGCCGCAGTGAACTGCAAAATCTACAATGCAGGGTATATGAACCATAAGGTGAAAGACTTGGCGGAAATTGTTCGATCGAATGTTCAGGGAGATATTGATGTCGAAGTCGTTCCCACCGACGACAATCGTTCCTACCATGTCTCTTCGGAAAAAATTCGTAAAGAACTCGGCTTCGAGCCGGCCTTTTCAATCGAAGATGCCGTTCGCAGTCTGGTACAGGCTTTCGATGCCGGTCTTGTGCCCAACTCCTTTACCGACTCCAAGTACTTCAACATTAAGAGGATGCAAGAAGTCAACTTGAAGTAG